From Cardiocondyla obscurior isolate alpha-2009 linkage group LG27, Cobs3.1, whole genome shotgun sequence:
TGATCCGCCGATCTTTTGTGACAGCGAGGCGCAAAAGAGAGACGCGAGAGGAAAGGGATAGAAAGAGAGGCGAGGTAGCCGTAAGCATATTGATCAGGAGACAGTAGTTGGCCGCATGCCACGTGGTGATGCTACGAGAGGCGCCGGCCTCTCCACCTATTATGAGCCAAGGCTCCTATCTTcgcgtttcttcttttccccGCGGCTCTCACCCCCGCCGACGCCGTCCGCCGTTGTCTTTCGTCCCTTCCGTCCCTTCCGTTCCATCGCCTTTTCCGTTCCTCCCCCCGTCTTCACCCCGCGATCCGACAGACAGCCTTTTTAGACCGCGTTATTTTACCGCTCCCCGCTTCTGCGTGTACTTCATCTTCTTGTCTTCTAGAAACTTGTCTTTTATTCCGAATGCGGCATCTAACATGCGTAACGCGCTGCTCGCCGTGCACGCGTACACATTCGCTtcgtatacgtataataaaggTGAATACGTGTGGCTTGTTCTGGCGCTTATTCCGCCACGCATAGGAGGCCCACCCTCagcatctctctctctctctgtctctctgtctttctctctcttcccgcatttttcttttccttttgaGCACCGCGACTTCTCCAACTTCTCGAGTACCGATCGAAAGCGTTAAAATTAAGACGTCAGGCTAACAAGCTTGCTCGGATCGTTCGAAggtttcctctctctttctcgcggaCGAGCGATCTCCCAGCGGCGATcttaaaagagagagaaagaataaaaagataaataatcgGCGTGAGGGGAGGAAGAAAACGTCAAAGGGGGGGGGGCCCCCTGTTAAAAGGCCGGTTCGGCACAGAGAGAAAGGAAACCGCCTTCTTGGGTGGCCACCGGTTCCTCCTGGTCAACCCTTATCCTCTTATAGCGCAACCGCGTTCTATAGTAACGTCGGTCTTTTCGTTCTCGCGAGATTCTGCCGTTCTGCCGACGAAGGGTCGATAAGAAGGGATTTACACCGACGTCGAATAAGCCGAAGGGTTATCTCGTGCAGGTCCCTTCAAAACGCTGATAACGTTACGGACTGGTTCCACCGATAAAACGGCGTGCCGCTATCGAGCGACGTACATGCAGAGCTCCTCCTCGCGCTGCACGTTTCGTTCGGTCGCGTATTGCCGCTAAAGTAGATCTTACTTTAGCACGAGGGATGGAAATCCTCGTGCACGGTTGCGCAATTAATTTGTCAggcgttttaaaatttattaaaaattaatataattatttatgaataatttgaACTCCAATTCTTGACGTTTCGGATCACTTTTAAAATTCACGTTAAGAGCAGAGGCACGGAATGCcggatataatattatttaaattcttattttaatttacgctgacacttatttattttcgcaatTCATAATTTCGGTGACATCTTATAACATGTACTACTACGTTTAATATTGTAATGGAGAACTCACACGATAAAGTACTGCAAGATTATGACAATTCACATAATAAGAGAAACGGTTGAGCCGAACTTTGATACTAGAACAGTATTTTGAAGAACGCATCAGagtctattttaatatactaaaTCTTTTTCGTTCCTTTCgtggataataattttaataaacgttcaAGTACGATCGAAAGAGTTAATGAGGAAGGAATTGAGTAATTATTGTGCAAGTACGAGTGTCACATACGATTATATGTTAAATTACATTTCGAGACTTAATGCTATAATACTAATTAGTAATGGAAGACTTATTTCGCCGACTACAAGTTTTTCCGCGAGTAAGACGGTGACTCGCATCGACTCGTAAACGCCCTCGTCCATCGTGGAAGAAGGAGAAGATAAAGATATTCAATTCTGCAAGTAGTATTCTCGCGGTATGTACTCCGGTTTCGGGCTACTTGGCTCGATACCGAGTAGCTCTCCCATGAAAGCGATGTATGTGATCGCCAAACGCAGGGTTTCGATTCTCGAGAGCCGTTTTTCATAAGCAAAAGTCGGTACctgaaaaacaattaaattaaaaaaaaaaggaaagaaaagggaaacaagaaaaattattaaactaattaatcactcttttatttttaaaacacaaGTACGTACTTTCCTGCGGAGTTTGTCGAAGGCCTCATTCAGATTGAACATCCTACGTCTTTCCCGAATATTTGCAGCTCTTCTTTGCGACACCGTTGCTACTCGACGTCTCGGTTTCTTCGTCGTCGATGAGGGCAAATTCGGTGATCGGCCATTCGTCGTATAGCGGCTGAAAATTCCAAAGttctttacataattttattatttattgcagtaattaatattaagaatcCTTCACAAAAGCGCGTTTATAAAGGCTcgctataataaaaaagattttaattagatagggcgcaaagaaaaattaaagaattaaggGGACTCTTATGGGagttgatttttcttttaagacgGCCTTTAGTCTTTCGACTTTTTCATGCAGATGATTTAACAATAatctcgtgaaaaaaaaagaatcaccTTTGGTGCAATAACGCACATGGCTGCCTGTACAATCCGTGCTCGTTCACGTGCGGATGAGCGGGTGGCTGCGTTTGATACAAAACGGAACTGTCCCACATCGGGTAGCTGGCGATCTCACTGCCAACGTACTGCGACATCTCCGCCGCGATTACCTGTTACGCATaagttttttccttttcttttccttcgaAATATATAGATAAGCCCGCAGATTGATCGTAGtcacttttaattttagtctaaattaattcttaattattgaaGACATGCGTCAATCGCTTGACTTCAATTATCGCGGACGCTACTTTTcaggaattaaaaataatttatcacttaattgctgttaaataattaaaaagggTAAAAGACAATCGCGCGCGACTTTTTGATAATTGTACCTTTCcattttaattgcttaatttttttctttattaattccCCCGACTAAaccgttcttttctttttgttttagcGCATTCAAACTGGACCCCCATGAGTTTACCACGCCgggcattattaaaaaaaagaagaattaataaatcccAAACATTGGGAAGCGTTTTACGGGAGCTTCACCGTCGTCACTTACTGGTGCTTGATTTCCATTGATCTCCCACAGTGGTTCGGTGTAGCTCATATCCCGCTTCCTGTCCAGCGATGAGCGGATACCACCGGGGATGATTTTGCTCACCGCTCACTTGCCggtaatggaaaaaaattaaaaaaaagggaggatgTTTGCGCGCGACGACACTTGAATAATTGCGCCGCGATGTTTCAGGTCCCGAGCGTACCGTTCTTCTGACGAGGACCTTTCACCGGGACAACGCATTTTTCGGAAATCTCGCGGACGTCCTCCGGGAAGGGTGACCGCCCCTTTCGTGATTACCGAATATGCGCGGATCGCATGCTGCTGAACGCGTGCGCTGTGATGCAGCTACGACATTGGGGCCTCCACGTAGCCCTTGCATCCTCGTTGGGCGGTGCTTGCTGCGATGCGGCCTACCGTTACTGCGAGAGCAGATCTCAGGTATCGACCGAATGATTATAAGATGGAAGCAACGGACAGGAAACGACACGAAAGTCAAGCTGCCAGCCAGGTACTTAAACAGAAGAGTGTTATttggattattaatttaatttacatccGACATGCGTAtcaatgatttttttctttttaattgacacAAGTAtacgcgtaattaaataagtgAGAATTAATTGCCGCGGCGAGGGTAGTTTAAATAAACGCGAAACTTTGCAGGAAATTATTTCAGTGAtatataatgcaataattaattgtagaatagatggaaaaaaaaaattattttatactttgggcgtttattcttttattgTCTATCgatagatattaatttctaatatacGTTATCGGTAGGCTTCTGTTATTCTATTTTCAACGCGCATCGGTTTTTCGCGTTAGATCACCCTCTTCGTCGCGACTGCTCGAGAGATTTCCGCGACGAATTTGCGTAATAAGCTTCAGGAAGGTTTAGAAAGATCCGTGACGAAATCTTGCAATTTCGTTTAGAGGCGTGACCCCGTTGCGGGCAATGATGCAACGGGGGTGCATTGTTAGCGGCGCATCAAAATCGGATCGCCCGAACACGTGCGAAATTCGGTGGACGTCATTCACGCGACTTGCTCCGTTTATCCCGTTTATTCTCCTTATTTTCCGTCAATCGCCCCATTTTCACGATGCAAGGGACGCATGGGTGCTGCAAACGGGATTATAGAAAGATTAgtatagatttttttcttaaggGGGAAAGGTCATCAGCGCGCAGCAATctttgcgaatttttttttttagaaaaaactatttttatctttataacaattactttaatttaatatatgtgcACGTCATGCCGAGCCTCGCGTACACTTTCCCCCTtaacgcaaattaaatat
This genomic window contains:
- the LOC139112192 gene encoding protein Fer3, encoding MSYTEPLWEINGNQAPVIAAEMSQYVGSEIASYPMWDSSVLYQTQPPAHPHVNEHGLYRQPCALLHQSRYTTNGRSPNLPSSTTKKPRRRVATVSQRRAANIRERRRMFNLNEAFDKLRRKVPTFAYEKRLSRIETLRLAITYIAFMGELLGIEPSSPKPEYIPREYYLQN